In Cellulomonas sp. JZ18, the DNA window TTTCTACCGAACACGGGGAGCACCTCCCCGCACGGCCGTCACGACGTAGGTCGCCTCGACGCCCTCGATCGTCGGTGCACGGTGCACCGCCCCGTCGGTCAAACGCAGCTTGCGCATCACCGGCGCCGCTGCTGTCAGCTCGTCTGCGGCGCGCGAACCCTTGAGGGCGACGACACGTCCGCCCTCCCTCACGAGCGGGACGGTCCATCGGAACAGCTTGTCGAGGGACGCGACGGCCCGTGCTGTGACAGCGTCCGCCTCGACCGCACCATCGAGCTCCTGCGCGCGCGCCCGTCGGACCTCCACGTTCTGCAGACCCGTCGCCTGCACGACGTCCGCCAACCACGCGGTCCGCCGTTCCATCGGCTCCACCAGCACAACGCTCGCGCCCGGACGCATCGCGGCGACGACGATGCCCGGCAGTCCCGCCCCTGAGCCGACGTCGACGACGAGGCCGGACTCGGGGAGGAACGGGACGACGGCGGCGGAGTTGAGCAGGTGCCGCTCCCAGAGGCGCTCCACCTCGCGGGGCCCGATGAGACCTCGCAGCTCGCCTTCGTCGACGAGCATCCGGTGGAAGCGCTCGACCTGCGCCCATGCATCACCGAAGAACTCCGCCAGGCGCGGGTCGCCTTCCCACGGGTCTCGCGCCGGCGGGAGCTCGCTGGCAGAGGTCCTGTCCGGCTCGCTCACCACGCACCGACCCCCGGTTCGCCATCGGGCCGCAGCGGCGCGGCGCTCCTATCCACGGTCCTGCAGCCCCAGGCCGGGGCACGTGCCCTAACGGTACTAGGCGACTCCTGCAGGGCTCCGGCGCCTCGCGGGTCCTGTGGAGATCGGAGTCGCACCGGTCCGCCGGGCTAGCGAGGAGTCCTCCTCAGAGACTGATCCACGGCAACCTCGCACGGCCGTGCACGGGGCGAGCGTGCCGCCCCTCCTGTACTCGTCGCCGGGACCGTCACCGTCGGCCCGCGGCTGGCGCATCGCTGCTCCCCGGACCGCGAGACCGCCCCGTTGCGCCGCACCGCCAGCCCGTGCAGACGCTGGGCCGATTGCCTCGGGGTGGCGCCACCTCGGTTCCTCACCGCCGAGGCCCGCTCTGCGGCGACGTGCCCGCATGCGGCACCGCCGAAGTCGGTGGTGCCGATCCCCTGCCGATCCGAGACGTGTCCGCGCCTCTCGACGACTCGTCACCTCTCCCGGATGGCGCCGACCTCACGGCGGCGCGCCCGTCCCCTTGACGCCCCAGCAACCGGGCGGCCGGGCGCTTCCTCCTCCGCATCGGACCGACGTACCCCGTCGCTCGGCGCGCTTCACGACGTACGGCCTCGACGACTGAGGTACCCGTCTGCGTCCTCCGGGATCGATCTGGTCGGCAGGTCACGAGTCCCCACCGTCGCTCGCGACGCTGTGTCCCGTAGTACTTCGCTGCCCACCGCCGCACGCGCACCGATGGACTCCCACCGCAGCCCGCCGCTGTCACCCCCTCGCAGCACGCGATCCTTCGCGGCCCCTCCTGCACAGCGCTCTGCGCGCACATCCCGCCGACTCACCGCGCCCGAGCGCACGCACCTCGCTGCACAGCGTCGCGGCGCCCAGCACCCCGGCACGCCACACCCCAACCTCCCCGCGCCGCCACACCCAGCCCTCACCGCACCGCACCCCAGCACTGCTGCGTCCCGCTCGCGAGACACGACGGATGGGCGGCCCGTCGTCGTGCCGGCCGCACCCGGCGCGATCTCCTGCCGCCTCCGGACCGCAGGCATGAACGGGTCCGCGCGGAGCTCGGGCGATCGACTGCCCCTGGCCGCCGCCGGCTCTTCCACCGGTCGGACGCGCCGGTCGTCGGGCCCGGAGCAGCACCGCCGTAGGCCGGCGTGGTCCCGCGTCGACGCCGCGCGGCCACGTCGGGCGTTGGTGCTCCAGCTCCCGGTCATGGTGACGCGGCGATGCTCCCGTGCCAGCGCTGCGGGCACCAGAGGGCCGGGCGGGCACCGACCTCTGCTGGCACGGCCCGCACCGACCGGCCGCGTCGTGGCTGCGCCGAGGCAGCGCAGCGTGCCGCCCGTGCTCCCGACGCGCTGCGCTGCGGAGAGTCGTGGTCGTCGCGGGCCGCGCGGGTGCCGCACTCTCCCCCTCTGCAGGCGCGGCAAGAGCGTTTCACGTGGAACGCGGGCTCGACCACGGCGCCTCAGCCGCCACCGGCGGCGCGGAACCCGCCCGCCGCACCCCAGGACCCCGACGGAGGCGCCAGCCATCGGTGGCGCCGCAATCGTCGATCGAGGGCCGCAACTGCCCGAGCAGTACTGGTCCAGCCATGCCCTGCGGGCCGGCTTCCCGGGGCGTCAGGAGCCTCAGTCCTCCGACGGTCGTCCTCAGGATGCGTGACGAGCCGATCCTCGAGAAGCGCTCCGCACCCACGCCGGCACGCTCTCCGCCAGCCGTCGCCAGCACGACCGCCGGTCGCCCCACACGACGCGGTCGGACCTCCTGCTCCACTGCCTTCCTGGCGGAGCGCCGACGCACCTCCCCGGTTCCACGTGAAACTGTGAGCTGAGAACACACACGCCGGTCCGACACCTCTACGGCGTCACGCTCGCATTCCGTCCGGGCCTGCCGTGCGCGGGGGCGGCGCGTCATGAGGCCCAGGAAGACGGGGACACGAAGCCACGCGACCTGATGGGCAGCGCGTAGGGGCCTCTCCGGGCACTAGCGGTCGGTTCCACGTGAAACGGCGCGTCCATCTCGCAGGGCCGCCCTGTAGAGAGGCGTTGCGTGCGAGGACGTGGCTTCTTCGGCATCCCAAGGCCGGCGATCACGGAGCTGGCAGCGGAGCGGATGGCGATCTCCGCCGGACACGAAGCACGGCGCTGCTCGGCATTGGCCGACCTGATGGCCGGCCCACCAGACCATCGGGCGCCGGCCGACCGCGATCAGGCGACGTTGCTCCGCAGCACGACCTCCCCGCGGGTCGGCGTGCGCCCGACGCCGAAACCCCGCGGGCGCACATCGCCTGCAGCCCCCGGTGCGGCGGCTCAACCCGGTGGAGGCTGCGTTGGCTTGCCCAGGGCCCCGTCCTCCGTTCGCCTTCCGTGCAGATCCGAGCCCGCTGACGTGACCCGGTACAACACCAGGGCGGACGCAGAGGAACCGTGGGCGACTCCGGTCGGGTGCGACATCGGGACCATGCCGCTTCCTCAACGGCCGTCCGACGACTCCGAGCCCGCCGACGACTCCGTGACCCGAGAGCGGTAGCGTGCCGCTCCCCCGTCTGACGGCCGGTGACGGGGGCGGGTGCTCCCGACTCCCGCGCTTCAGGCGGTCGTTGCACATCACCGCGCCCCCTTCTGTCCAGGGGCGTCAGATCGTCGTCACCCGCCGAGCGCTGCCCGAGAACGCACCTCAGAAGCAGCTGCACCCGCAGCGCGCGAGCCCGTCGAGGCATCCGCCTCTCGCTCGCCCCCGCGGTATCCACCCGGGCACCGGCGACGGGATCGGAAGGATCGGAGCGACCAGAGGGGTCCCCGCGAAGGCTCGGTCCGCCGTTTCACGTGGAACGCCAGCGGTCCACCCGACGCGTACCGCCCAACCGCGCGCCGACCCTGCCACCTCACTCGGCCAATGACGGCATGTGTCACGACGCCCCGCCACGTCCCGCTGCGGATCTCGTCGTCCCACCGCCCAGCCGCCGCGCCATCCAACGTGCTCGACCGAAGGGAACACCACCGGCAGGGCGGGCGCTACTGGACGACGTCCTGCAGTCACCTGTCGAGAGAACCAGTGGAACGGACGACGCGGAGTGCGGCGTGCGGGACCGGTGCGTGCCAGGGCAAGCATGCAGGGAAGCAGGTAGGCAGGCGATGCCCTCGGGCACGCACGCTCGGCCTTCCACGTGCGCGCCCCGTTCCACGTGAAACGGCGTTCAGGGGCGAAGCCCCTCCCCACACACGGACAGGTGGCAGGCCGAACCCCGAACACCACGGCCGAGAGACAGAAGGGCGGGTGAGCCGATCGGCTCACCCGCCCTTCTCACGACTGACGTCCTCACGCGGGACGGACGACCACCCGACGCTGTGGCTCCACGCCCTCGGAGTCGCTCACGAGCCCGGCCTCGGCGACGGCATCGTGCACGACCTTGCGCTCGAACGGGTTCATCGGCTCCAGTCGCAGCGCCGAGTTCGAGGCGCGCACGCGCTCGATGGCGTCCTTCGCGACCGCGACCAGCTCGGCCCGCCGGGCGGCACGGTGACCGCCCACGTCCAGCATGAGCCGGCTCCGCTCCCCCGTGCGCGCCTGCACCGCGAGACGGGTCAGCTCCTGCAGGGCGTCCAGCACCTCGCCGTCGCGCCCGATCAGGCGACGCAGCGACGCCTCGTCGCCGTCCTCCGCCGCGACGATCTCGACGGCCGCGCGACCGTGGTCGATGTCGATCTCGATGTCGCCGTCGAGGTCCGTGATGTCCAGCAGCTCCTCGAGGTAGTCGGCGGCGATCTCGCCCTCCTCCTCGAGGCGCCGCACGAGGTCCGCGTCGACCGCCGTGTCCGGCTGTGTGCCCATCTCTCCTCCGTTCACCTGCCGCGTGCTCGCGGCGACGTCCGTGATGCTCGCGTCAGGCGGCGTCGGGGCCGTCGGTCGCCCCGCCGCCCGAACCCGCCGAGCCGCTGGGTCGGCCGGCACCCGAGGCCCGGGGCTTGCCGGCAGCCGACCCACCCTTCCCGGTCGAGGAGCCACCCTTGCCGCTCGGCGTGCCCCCGGTGGGTCGCGCCCCCCGGGCTTCGTGCCGGGCTGGGCCGGACGTGCCTTCGCGCGGTCCTTGCGCTTGGGCTGCTCGCGCTGCCCGCGCGGCTTCTCGTCGATCACGGCGACCGTGCCGGCGTCCTCCTCGATCGACACGCCACGGCGGGCCGCCTTCCGGGCCTTGCGCTCCTTGAGCGCGGCCTCCGCCTGCGACCCCGGGGCCGGCATCCGGCGGATCGTGTAGAACTGCTGGCCCATCGACCACAGGTTCGTCGTCGTCCAGTAGATGAGGACACCGATCGGGAAGTTCACGCCCGAGAACGCGAACACCAGCGGCAGGACGTACAGCAGGATCTTCTGCTGCTGCGCCATCGGCCCCTGCAGCGCGGCCGGCGGCATGTTCTTCATCGTCAGCTGACGCTGCGTCGTGAACGTCGTCACCGACATCGCGATGATCAGCAGCACCGTGACGATGCGGATGTTCCAGTTGCCGTCGGCCTGCATGAACGTGCCCGACAGCGGGGCGCCGAAGATGGTCGCCGCCTCCGCCTGTGCCGCCAGCTCCCGCGTCATCGGGCCGATGGAGTCGGCGCGCGGGTACGTCCCCTCCGCCAGGCGCGGCAGCTCGTAGAGCACGCGGAACAGGGCGAAGAAGATCGGCGACTGGAGCAGCAGCGGGAGGCAGGACGCGAACGGGTTGGTCCCGTGCTTCCGGTAGAGCTCCATCATCTCCCGGCTCATCGCCTCACGGGACGCCGGGTCGGTCTTGCCCTTGTACCTCTTCTGCAGCGCCTGCATCTCGGGCTGCACGAGCTGCAGGCCGCGGGACGCCTTGATCTGCTTGAAGAACAGCGGGATCAGCAGGATCCGGATGACGATCACGAGGCCGACGATGGACAGAGCCCATGCCGCACCTCCCGCGGGGTCGAGCCCGACCGCGGTCAGCAGGTTGTGGAACTGGACCATGATCCAGGCCACCGCGACCATGATCGGGAAGAGCAGGCCGTCCATCCAGTCCATCGGGAAGTGCTCCTCGAGAGCTCAGTGCGCGGACGTGACCGCGTCGAGATGATGGCGCGCATCGCGCGCCGGTGGAACGTCGTCGACACCGCCCGGGTTCCAGGGGTGGCAGCGCAGGAGACGTCGAGCCGCCAACCAGGTACCCCGCAGCGCGCCGTGCCGCTGCACCGCGGTCACCGCGTACGTGGAGCACGACGGGTAGAAGCGGCAGGTCGCGGGTGTGAGCGGCGACACGAGGTTCCGGTACAGCCAGAGCAGCCCCAGCAGCGCCCGTGCGGGCAGCCGACGCAGCTCGTGAGCAGCACCGCGGACGGTCATGGGACGACCTGGCCGACCGGGGTGGCACGCCTCAGCGCACGGTCGAGAGCCGCGTCGACGTCGGCCTGGAGACGCGCGAACGTCGCCTCGGCAGCCGCCGGCTGCGCCCGCACCACCACCCGCGTGCCCGCGGGGAGCGCGTCCAGACGCGCGCGGACGACCTCGCGCAGCCGCCGCCGCACGCGGTTGCGCACGACGGCGATCCCGACGGCCCGTGACACGACGAGACCGACCACGGGCGGGCCGGGGTCGGTCGTGGTCGTGACGTGCACGACGAGGGTCGGGCGTCCGCCGCGCGCACCGCGACGCACCGTCTGCTGGAAGTCGGCAGAGCGGCGCATCCGGTGCGCTGCGGGGAGCACCGGCGTGCGGGTCAGGCCGAGAGCTCGGCGCGCCCCTTGCGACGGCGCGCGGCGAGGATCGCGCGGCCGGCACGGGTCCGCATGCGCAGGCGGAAGCCGTGCGTCTTGGCCCGGCGCCGGTTGTTCGGCTGGAAGGTGCGCTTGGTCACGACGATCTCCACGTTCTCGGGGCGGCCGCGCACGCGCGACCAGGTCCAGGTGCTCGACTGCTCCTCAGGAGCACACGGGGAGCCGTGTGAGTGGCGTCAGGGCGCGCCGATGGAGCCGTCAAAGGCTGGACCACGTTACGCTCCGCGACGCCAGCCGGTCAAATGGGCTGAGCCGACCACGCGACCGGCCCCCCGGCCGGGTTGCACCGGACCGGCACCTGCTCGGCGCCCGC includes these proteins:
- the rsmG gene encoding 16S rRNA (guanine(527)-N(7))-methyltransferase RsmG, with the protein product MSEPDRTSASELPPARDPWEGDPRLAEFFGDAWAQVERFHRMLVDEGELRGLIGPREVERLWERHLLNSAAVVPFLPESGLVVDVGSGAGLPGIVVAAMRPGASVVLVEPMERRTAWLADVVQATGLQNVEVRRARAQELDGAVEADAVTARAVASLDKLFRWTVPLVREGGRVVALKGSRAADELTAAAPVMRKLRLTDGAVHRAPTIEGVEATYVVTAVRGGAPRVR
- the yidC gene encoding membrane protein insertase YidC, with amino-acid sequence MDWMDGLLFPIMVAVAWIMVQFHNLLTAVGLDPAGGAAWALSIVGLVIVIRILLIPLFFKQIKASRGLQLVQPEMQALQKRYKGKTDPASREAMSREMMELYRKHGTNPFASCLPLLLQSPIFFALFRVLYELPRLAEGTYPRADSIGPMTRELAAQAEAATIFGAPLSGTFMQADGNWNIRIVTVLLIIAMSVTTFTTQRQLTMKNMPPAALQGPMAQQQKILLYVLPLVFAFSGVNFPIGVLIYWTTTNLWSMGQQFYTIRRMPAPGSQAEAALKERKARKAARRGVSIEEDAGTVAVIDEKPRGQREQPKRKDRAKARPAQPGTKPGGRDPPGARRAARVAPRPGRVGRLPASPGPRVPADPAARRVRAAGRPTAPTPPDASITDVAASTRQVNGGEMGTQPDTAVDADLVRRLEEEGEIAADYLEELLDITDLDGDIEIDIDHGRAAVEIVAAEDGDEASLRRLIGRDGEVLDALQELTRLAVQARTGERSRLMLDVGGHRAARRAELVAVAKDAIERVRASNSALRLEPMNPFERKVVHDAVAEAGLVSDSEGVEPQRRVVVRPA
- the yidD gene encoding membrane protein insertion efficiency factor YidD translates to MTVRGAAHELRRLPARALLGLLWLYRNLVSPLTPATCRFYPSCSTYAVTAVQRHGALRGTWLAARRLLRCHPWNPGGVDDVPPARDARHHLDAVTSAH
- the rnpA gene encoding ribonuclease P protein component; translation: MLPAAHRMRRSADFQQTVRRGARGGRPTLVVHVTTTTDPGPPVVGLVVSRAVGIAVVRNRVRRRLREVVRARLDALPAGTRVVVRAQPAAAEATFARLQADVDAALDRALRRATPVGQVVP
- the rpmH gene encoding 50S ribosomal protein L34; its protein translation is MTKRTFQPNNRRRAKTHGFRLRMRTRAGRAILAARRRKGRAELSA